The region CCATGCCCGACTGGCGGCCCTGCCTCCACTACAACATGGACCGCTGCAGCGCGCCCTGCGTCGGCTTTGTGAGCCTGGAGAATTACGCGGGTTACGTGCGGGCGGCCAGAGACTTCCTCCAGGGCCGCCGGGGCGACGTGGTCGAGACCCTCCGGTCCGAGATGCTCCAGGCGAGCCAGAAGCGGGAGTACGAGCGGGCGGCGAAGCTGCGCGATTCCCTGCGGGCCCTGGAATCGGTGATGACCAGGCAGCGCGTGGTCAGCCCCGGGAAGGAGGACCTGGACGTGCTGGCCCTGGCCCGCCGCCGCGGGGAGACGGTGGTGGAGCTTCTGAAAATCCGGGAGGGCTTTCTGCTCGCCGACGAGCATTTCTCCCTGGAGCACACCCGGGGCTCCAGCGACGCCGACGTACTCTCCGCCTTCACCGTTCGGTACTACACCGGCGCCGACTGGGTGCCCCGGGTGGTGGTGCTGCCCGAGGAGCCCACAGACGGGGAAGATCTGGAACTTTTACTGTCCCGGCTTCGCTCGGAGAGCTCCCCGATGGTGGTGGCCCGGGCTCTGTTGCGCGCGTCGCCGTCCGAGGAGCCGGAGCAGAAGCCCGGCCGCGTCCGGGTCCGCCTCGCCGTTCCCCGCCGCGGGGCCCGGCGGGAGCTCCTGGAGCTGGCGCGTAAAAACGCGGAGAAGAACCTCGAGGAGGAGCTGCTGGCCGAACTCGGTCGGCACGGTCAGGCCGAGGCGGCCCTGGAGCTGGCCGAAAAGCTCCGGCTGCCCGTCATCCCCACCCTCATCGAGGGGCTCGACATCTCCAACCTCGGGGCGGAGCAGCCGGTGGCCGGGGTGGTAGGCTTCCGGGGCGGGCGGCCCGCCAAGAACCTCTACCGCCGCTACAAGCTGAAGACCCCCGGCCCGGACGACTGCGCCATGCTGGCCGAGGTCGCCCACCGGCGCTATCCCAAACTGGCCGAGAGTGGCGAGCTGCCGGACCTTATCCTGGTGGACGGGGGGAAGGGCCAGCTCGGCGCGGTGGTCGTCCAGTTGAAGGAAGACGGCCTGGCGGGCCGTTTTGCCGTGGCCGGGCTGGCGAAGAAGGAGGAACTGCTGTTCCTCCCGGGGCGCTCGACGCCGGTCCGCCTGCCCCCGGACTCGCCGGCGCTGCACCTGGTCCAGCGGGTCAGGGACGAGGCCCACCGCTTCGGCCTGCGCTACCACAGGCAACTGCGCCGCTCCGAGGGGTTGCAGTCCATACTGGAACGTATCCCCGGCATCGGACCGAAGAGGAGGAGGGCGCTTTTGGACGCCTTCGGCTCGCTGAAAAAAATCCGGGCGGCGAGGCCGGAGCGGATAGCCGAGGTGAAGGGGATGAGCGAGAAGCTGGCCGCCGAGCTCCTGCGGTACTTAAAGATCCACTACTACTAGGGCCTGCCCCGCGGCTGAAAAAAAGGACCCCTTAGGGTCCTGGTCTCGATAGTGGCGGCCGGCGTACCGCGTGGTCGTAAGTTTCGCTTTAACAGAACCTTTGCACCAAGTGGGTGCCTTGGGATCGTCGTCAGCCGTAGGCCGCGAAGGCCCGAGCCGCGTTCGATCCAGCCAGGGTCCCGTTCATACAATTGTTGGTTCTTTTTTACGCTCTGCTTACGGGCCCCGCAGAGGGCGCCGGCCACGAAAAGGGTACACCAACGGGGGCACCTTGACAAGCCTGAATTCCCTCCATGCCTTATTTTACTGGAATTGCGAAGCTTGCACGGACTCCCATCTTGGTTTTTCCGCCCCGTATGTGTATGATGGCCCGCCTGGACCGTAACCGTGCGTGAAGGCTCGTGCGCAGGATTAAAAATTTCACCGTCTGGCTGCTCGTGGGCGCCCTGGGCGGAATCGCCGCAATCGGCGCCCGGGAGTTCATCGTCTGGTTCGGCGCGGTGATTCACGGCGGCGTGCCGCCGGCGGATTGGGGGACCCTCGCCTGGTGGCGGATTCTCGTTCCCCTCACGCTGGGCGGCCTCGCCGTCGGTCTCATCGGGAAGTACGACTGGGAGATGATTTCCGGCGCCGGACTGGACGACACGCTCCAGTGCTACCACCAACACGGGGCCCGCCAGAAACCGCTCGATACGCCGGCCAAGCTCTCCGCGAGCCTGGTGGGCCTGGGGTGCGGCATCTCCGGGGGGCTGATGGGCCCCATGACCTACGTCGGGATGGGTGTGGGCGGCTGGATCGGACGCGCCTTCCGTTTCGACGCCGACGGTGTGAGGACGGCCGGCCTTTGCGGCATGGCGGCCACCCTGGCGGCCATCCTCGGGGCTCCGCTGGGGGCGGCCATCTTCACCTGCGAGGTGCTCTACCACGAGCACATCGAATACCGCCGTTTCTTCCCCGTTCTCCTGGCCGCTCTGACGGCGCACCTGTTGACCCGGCTCACCGGTTTCTACAAGCCGCTCTTCTCCTTCAACCCCACCGGGACGCCCACGGTCAGCCTGGAGCTGGTCGGGTCGGTCCTGTCGGTCGTCGCCGTGGGCCTGGCCGTGGCCGCGGGATTCTTCTACCTCTACCGCCTGCTCGAGCGTCTCCGCGAGCGATCCGGGCTGCCCCGGTGGCTCTCGCCGGCCCTGGGCGCCCTGGCGAGCGCCCTCCTCATCGTCCTGGTCGCCCCGGAGGCGGCGGGCAAGGTGCTGTCGGTGGGGGCGACGACGATTCGAACCGTGAGCGTGTCGGCGCCGGTCACCTGGACCGACGCCCTTGTCCTGACGGTGCTCAAGGCGACCCTGGTGGCCCTCGCCGTGGGGAGCGGCGCCAGCGTCGGCCTCCTGGCCCCGGCGCTCATGTTGGGCAGCCTGGTCGGGGCCGGGGTGGCCGATCTGATTCCGGTTCAGCAGACCATCCTCGTGGCCACCGGCATCACCGTGGTCCTGGTCACCCTGACCAACTCGCCCGTCGGGACTATCGTGATGATGCTGGAGATATTCGGGCCCGAGGTGCTCATCCCGGTCACCCTGGCCGGGCTGGTGGCCAACCTGGCGAGCCGGAAGCTGGTCATCTACCGGGACGTCCTGCCCTGGCGGTCGGAGGTGCGGGTCGTGGACAGGGGGCCGGGGGATTGATCCGAGGCGGCGGGTGTCCACACCCGCCCGTTGGGTTATTCAACTCCGTACCCAAAATGTAGGGCGGGGACTTTAGTCCCCGCCGCAATCTACACCTCTCCCTAGCCCTCCCCCCAAAGGGGGGAGGGGACATGCCTTCACCTCCGCGATGCGATGATGTAGGGGCGGACCTTTAGGTCCGCCCGCGGGCGACCGTGGGCGGTCGCCCCTACGGATTGGATTTGCAACTTGCCGCCGTAGGGGCGGGTGTCCACACCCGCCCGTTTTTTTCATCCCGTGGGCAGGAGGAGGGTGGCGTCGCCGTAGGAGTAGAAGCGATAACCCTCCACCATCGCCTCCCGGTAGGCGTCGAGAATCCGCTCCCTCCCGGCGAGGGCCGCGACCAGCATCAGGAGGCTGGAGCGGGGGAGGTGAAAATTGGTGAGGAGCCCGTCCACGGCGCGGAACCTGTGGGGTGGGTGGATGAAGATGTCCGTCTCGCCGGAGGACGCCGAAACGATGCCGGTCTCGTCGGCCGACGCCTCCAGGACCCGGGCGGTCGTGGTGCCGACGGCTATCACCCGGCGCCCCTCGAGCCGGGCCCGGTTGACGGCGCGCGCCGTGGATTTACCCAGAGAGAAGCTCTCGGTGTGGAGCCGGTGGTCGGTCAGGTCCCCATCGGGGAGCGGGGCGAAGGTGCCGTAGCCCACGTGGAGGGTTAGGGTGAGCCACTCGATCCCCCGCGCCCGGAGCCGTTCCAGGAGGTCGGGTGTGAAATGCAAACCGGCGGTGGGCGCCGCGATGGAGCCGGGTCGGCGCGAGTAGACCGTCTGGTAGCGGCGCGAATCGCGGGAATCGGCTCCGGTCGGTCTTTCGATGTACGGCGGCAGGGGGGCCTCGCCGAACTCGTCAAGAATCTCTCCGATGGGCCGCGCCCCCGCCAGTCCCAGGACCACGAGCCCCCCCTCCAGCTTGGCCAGCACCTCCCCGGCCAGCTCCCCGCGGAAATCAATCCTCGTCCCCAGCTTCAGCCGCTTGCCCGGCTTGGCCAGGGCGGTCCAGCGGCCGTCGCCCAGGTCCCGCAGGAGGAGGGCCTCGACCTCGGCCCCGCCCTCCCGCTTGACCCCCCGGATGCGCGCCGGGATGACCCGGCTGTCGTTGGCCACCAGCACGTCCCCCTCCCGCAGCATCTTCGGCAGGTCGGTGAAGGGACGGTGCTCCGGCGGCCGGTTGCCCACCAGGACCATCAGGCGGGACCCGTCGCGCCGCTCGGTCGGGCGCTGGGCGATGAGCTCCCGGGGCAGCTCGTAGTCGTAATCCGCGGCGAAGAGGGGCATAATTACAGCTTTTTCACGAAAAAGGCGCCCGGAACCCATTTTCCGAGCCGGGCCACGTAGTCGTGACCCGGGTGGACGGCGAAACCGAGGGCGAGCTTGAGGGCGTAGTTGGCGGGCTTGTCGAGGGACGACCAGGACCGCATCTGGTAAAAACCGCGGCGGCGGCATTCCCCGAGCGCCGCCAGTTGCAGACGCCGGCCGAGCCCCCGCCGCCGGTGGGCCTCCTCCACCGCGAAGCTCTGGACGAAACCCTCGAGGAGGTCGCGCCCCGCCGCCTCGCTGAAAGTTTTTTGCGGCAGCTCCAGGACGGGCACCGGGATGCCCGGCGGAACTGCGACGGGCTGCACCTTCACCGAGATGTCGCCGACCAGTTTAGCCCCGTCGAAGGCGCCGAAGGCGAAAACACCCTCCCCCCGCAGGTCCGGGAAATCCCTCTCCTGCCCGGTTTTGGCGAGGTGAGCCCGTAGCTCCTCATCGCCGGGACGGTCGGGGGTGATGGGCCTTATTCTGTACAAACTCTAAAGCTCCGCCAGCAGGCGGTCCACGTCGTCCTCGTCGTTGTAGAAATGGATGCCCGCCCGGACGTTCCCCTCGCGCGCCGAGACGATGACGTCCCTCTCGATGAGCCTCTCGGCGAGGTTCACCGCATCCTCGACCCCGAAGCAGACGATTCCCGACCGGCGCCCCTCCACCAGCGGGGTGACGATGGGGCGGCCCTTTCTCCGGAGCCCCTCGATGAGGTAGTCGGCGAGTGCGATTATCCGTTCCTCGACGGCCGCCGGCCCCAGCTCTTTTAAATAGCGGCAGCTCTCCCCCAGGGCGGTCTGGGTGAGGAGGGAGTTGCTGCCGGTCTCTACGCGCCGGGCGTCGCCGACGAGCTCGAACCGGTACGCCGTCAGGGCGTTCAAGTCGTCTAGCTCCGCCAGGCCGGCGATGGAGAGCCAGCCCACCCGGTCGGGGTGGAGCTTCTCCACCAGGGAGGGGCGGATATAAACGAAGCCGGAGCCCTGGGGGGCCAGGGTCCACTTCCCGCCGCCCGATACCAGGATGTCCATCCCCTCGAGGTCCACCCGGAGCGC is a window of bacterium DNA encoding:
- the uvrC gene encoding excinuclease ABC subunit UvrC, which codes for MGGYAAGLELKLKNLTHEPGVYRLLGGGSRVLYVGKAKDLANRVRSYFQPSADHPPRIRSLLKRVVDFEVTITANPVEALLLESSLIKLHKPAYNVNLKDDKRYPYVRVTAEEEFPRLVVTRDTRARGSLFFGPFSNAGDIRRTIRTIQRLFRLRVCRREIHVWREQGGTAPMPDWRPCLHYNMDRCSAPCVGFVSLENYAGYVRAARDFLQGRRGDVVETLRSEMLQASQKREYERAAKLRDSLRALESVMTRQRVVSPGKEDLDVLALARRRGETVVELLKIREGFLLADEHFSLEHTRGSSDADVLSAFTVRYYTGADWVPRVVVLPEEPTDGEDLELLLSRLRSESSPMVVARALLRASPSEEPEQKPGRVRVRLAVPRRGARRELLELARKNAEKNLEEELLAELGRHGQAEAALELAEKLRLPVIPTLIEGLDISNLGAEQPVAGVVGFRGGRPAKNLYRRYKLKTPGPDDCAMLAEVAHRRYPKLAESGELPDLILVDGGKGQLGAVVVQLKEDGLAGRFAVAGLAKKEELLFLPGRSTPVRLPPDSPALHLVQRVRDEAHRFGLRYHRQLRRSEGLQSILERIPGIGPKRRRALLDAFGSLKKIRAARPERIAEVKGMSEKLAAELLRYLKIHYY
- a CDS encoding chloride channel protein, whose protein sequence is MRRIKNFTVWLLVGALGGIAAIGAREFIVWFGAVIHGGVPPADWGTLAWWRILVPLTLGGLAVGLIGKYDWEMISGAGLDDTLQCYHQHGARQKPLDTPAKLSASLVGLGCGISGGLMGPMTYVGMGVGGWIGRAFRFDADGVRTAGLCGMAATLAAILGAPLGAAIFTCEVLYHEHIEYRRFFPVLLAALTAHLLTRLTGFYKPLFSFNPTGTPTVSLELVGSVLSVVAVGLAVAAGFFYLYRLLERLRERSGLPRWLSPALGALASALLIVLVAPEAAGKVLSVGATTIRTVSVSAPVTWTDALVLTVLKATLVALAVGSGASVGLLAPALMLGSLVGAGVADLIPVQQTILVATGITVVLVTLTNSPVGTIVMMLEIFGPEVLIPVTLAGLVANLASRKLVIYRDVLPWRSEVRVVDRGPGD
- the queA gene encoding tRNA preQ1(34) S-adenosylmethionine ribosyltransferase-isomerase QueA, coding for MPLFAADYDYELPRELIAQRPTERRDGSRLMVLVGNRPPEHRPFTDLPKMLREGDVLVANDSRVIPARIRGVKREGGAEVEALLLRDLGDGRWTALAKPGKRLKLGTRIDFRGELAGEVLAKLEGGLVVLGLAGARPIGEILDEFGEAPLPPYIERPTGADSRDSRRYQTVYSRRPGSIAAPTAGLHFTPDLLERLRARGIEWLTLTLHVGYGTFAPLPDGDLTDHRLHTESFSLGKSTARAVNRARLEGRRVIAVGTTTARVLEASADETGIVSASSGETDIFIHPPHRFRAVDGLLTNFHLPRSSLLMLVAALAGRERILDAYREAMVEGYRFYSYGDATLLLPTG
- a CDS encoding GNAT family N-acetyltransferase is translated as MYRIRPITPDRPGDEELRAHLAKTGQERDFPDLRGEGVFAFGAFDGAKLVGDISVKVQPVAVPPGIPVPVLELPQKTFSEAAGRDLLEGFVQSFAVEEAHRRRGLGRRLQLAALGECRRRGFYQMRSWSSLDKPANYALKLALGFAVHPGHDYVARLGKWVPGAFFVKKL